The following coding sequences lie in one Arachis ipaensis cultivar K30076 chromosome B05, Araip1.1, whole genome shotgun sequence genomic window:
- the LOC107644467 gene encoding vacuolar protein sorting-associated protein 32 homolog 2, with protein sequence MSMFGRMFGKPKQETNALTTLDKLNETLEMLEKKEKVLLKKVSAEVEKAKEFTRAKNKRAAIQCLKRKRLYEQQIEQLGNFQLRIHDQMIMLEGAKATTETVDALRSGASAMKAMQKATNIDDVDKTMDEINEQTENMKQIQEALSAPIGAAADFDEDELEAELEELEGAELEEQLLQPATTAPAAPVQVPAGRQPTRPVPAKRTQEEDELAALQAEMAL encoded by the exons ATGTCTATGTTTGGGCGCATGTTTGGTAAACCTAAACAGGAAACCAATGCTTTAACCACTTTGGATAAGTTAAACGAG ACGCTTGAAATGCTGGAGAAAAAGGAGAAAGTTCTCCTTAAGAAGGTTTCAGCTGAAGTTGAAAAGGCAAAAGAATTCACAAGGGCGAAGAACAAAAGGG CGGCAATACAATGtttgaagaggaagaggctatATGAGCAACAGATAGAGCAACTTGGGAATTTCCAGTTGCGCATTCATGATCAG ATGATAATGTTGGAAGGTGCCAAAGCCACCACAGAAACAGTAGATGCATTAAGATCTGGAGCATCGGCTATGAAGGCTATGCAGAAAGCAAC GAATATTGATGATGTTGACAAGACCATGGATGAGATCAATGAGCAAACCGAAAACATGAAGCAGATTCAGGAAGCACTGTCTGCTCCAATTGGTGCAGCAGCTGATTTCGATGAG GATGAATTGGAAGCTGAGCTTGAAGAACTGGAGGGTGCTGAATTGGAAGAACAGCTTCTTCAACCAGCAACTACAGCTCCTGCTGCCCCGGTGCAAGTCCCAGCCGGCCGGCAACCTACTCGGCCCGTCCCTGCAAAACGCACTCAAGAAGAAGACGAATTGGCAGCTTTGCAGGCTGAGATGGCACTTTGA
- the LOC107644468 gene encoding asparagine--tRNA ligase, cytoplasmic 1 — MAEATAEQLAATTINDDGIVPKAEFSDRVPINSIISRADGGSGLAGKKARVGGWVKTGRKADKDAFAFLELNDGSCPGNLQVIVEAGLVAGELSQVVPTGTCVVVDGELKLPPEGAKQKVELRAEKVVHVGPVDPAKYPLPKMRLTLEFLRDFVHLRSRTNTISAVARIRNALAYASHTFFNKHGFLYVHTPIITTSDCEGAGEMFQVTTLLSEAERLEKELVHNPPPTEAEVEAARVVVKEKGEIVSQLKSAKASKKEIGAAVDELKKSKDTLSKLEERSKLKPGIPKKDDGNVDYAKDFFARQAFLTVSGQLQVESYACALSSVYTFGPTFRAENSHTSRHLAEFWMVEPELAFAELKDDMNCAEAYVRFLCQWLLDNCLEDMKFMADKFDKGCIDRLKMVASTPFVRVSYTEAVEILEEAVKNGKKFDNEVKWGIDLASEHERYLTEVKFQKPVIVYNYPKDIKAFYMRLNDDSKTVAAMDVLVPKVGELIGGSQREERYDVIVQRIKEMGLPLEPYEWYLDLRRYGTVKHSGFGLGFERMILFATGLENIRDVIPFPRYPGRADL; from the exons ATGGCGGAAGCTACGGCGGAGCAATTGGCCGCGACGACCATAAACGACGACGGGATCGTTCCGAAAGCGGAGTTCTCGGATAGGGTTCCGATCAATTCCATAATCTCGCGGGCCGATGGTGGGTCAGGCCTAGCGGGCAAGAAGGCCCGCGTGGGCGGGTGGGTAAAGACGGGTAGGAAGGCCGACAAGGACGCTTTCGCTTTCTTGGAGCTCAACGACGGATCATGCCCCGGGAATCTGCAGGTGATCGTGGAGGCGGGGCTTGTCGCCGGCGAGCTGTCTCAGGTGGTACCGACGGGGACCTGCGTGGTGGTTGACGGCGAGCTTAAGTTGCCGCCGGAAGGGGCGAAGCAGAAGGTGGAGCTGAGGGCGGAGAAGGTTGTTCACGTGGGACCCGTCGACCCTGCCAAGTACCCTCTTCCGAAAATGAGGCTCACACTTGAATTCTTAAGGGACTTCGTTCACCTTCGCTCTAGAACCAACACG ATATCTGCTGTTGCTCGAATTAGAAATGCTCTTGCTTATGCCTCACACACTTTTTTCAATAAGCACGGGTTTCTATATGTGCACACACCAATAATCACGACTAGTGATTGTGAGGGTGCTGGTGAAATGTTTCAAGTAACAACTTTGCTCAGTGAAGCCGAGAGACTGGAGAAGGAACTAGTACATAATCCTCCTCCAACAGAAGCCGAGGTGGAAGCTGCTAGAGTTGTTGTTAAGGAGAAAGGGGAAATTGTTTCCCAGTTGAAATCTGCCAAAGCAAGTAAGAAGGAAATTGGCGCTGCTGTGGATGAGCTTAAAAAATCAAAGGATACTCTTTCGAAGCTGGAGGAGAGATCCAAACTTAAACCCGGTATTCctaagaaggatgatggaaacGTGGACTATGCCAAAGATTTCTTTGCCCGTCAAGCGTTCTTGACTGTTTCAGGCCAACTTCAAGTTGAGTCATATGCTTGTGCTCTAAGTAGTGTATACACCTTTGGGCCAACATTTCGTGCAGAGAATTCTCACACTTCTAGACATTTAGCAGAATTTTGGATGGTAGAACCAGAACTTGCTTTTGCAGAGTTGAAG GATGACATGAACTGTGCCGAGGCATACGTGAGATTTTTGTGTCAGTGGTTACTTGACAATTGCCTAGAAGATATGAAGTTCATGGCTGATAAGTTTGATAAAGGTTGCATTGATCGTTTGAAAATGGTTGCTTCTACCCCATTTGTTCGTGTTTCATATACAGAAGCTGTGGAAATACTGGAGGAGGCTGTGAAGAATGGTAAGAAGTTTGATAATGAAGTGAAATGGGGAATTGACTTGGCATCTGAGCATGAAAg ATACCTTACAGAGGTAAAGTTTCAGAAACCTGTAATTGTGTATAACTATCCAAAAGATATCAAAGCATTCTACATGCGACTAAATGACGACTCAAAGACAGTTGCCGCCATGGATGTACTTGTACCAAAG GTTGGTGAATTGATCGGTGGAAGCCAAAGAGAAGAGCGATATGATGTGATCGTTCAAAG GATAAAGGAGATGGGGCTTCCTCTTGAGCCATATGAATGGTACCTTGATCTGAGGCGGTATGGAACCGTGAAACACTCTGGATTCGGTCTTGGCTTTGAAAGGATGATTCTTTTTGCAACTGGCCTTGAAAATATTAGAGATGTGATTCCCTTCCCTCGTTATCCTGGTAGGGCAGATCTATGA
- the LOC107641318 gene encoding pentatricopeptide repeat-containing protein At3g14330, translating into FFSTNITVKTNITVSATPTPRTTTTQKLHKTTPPLGSTLKSLCKLGKLEEALSVIESSKRKPNDEDIEVFSLFLHACISTKSLEHAQKLRSHILRSKPSLLQNPTLKSKLITLFSVCGQLEEARRVFNDQTSSEATPSEPVWVAMAIGYSRNGFSTEVLLLYSNMLLHSVKPGNFAFSVALKACVDTSDAFLGRAIHAQIVKHDEEADQVVKNALLKFYVECGGCFNEALKVFEVMPQRNVVSWNTLIAGLAGQGRVFEMLDAFRVMQGEAMGFSWVTLTTVLPVCGQVTALHSGKEIHGQIVKSKKRGDVPLLNSLMDMYAKCGAIGYCRKVFDRMQNKDLTSWNTMLSGYSINGQIDEAMALFDEMISNNIRPDGITFVALLSGCSHSGLTSEGNRLFHVMQNYGVKPSLEHYACLVDMLGRSGKLHEGLAVAESLPMKPSGSIWGSLLNSCRLYGNVSLAETVAERLFEIEPNNSGNYVMLSNIYANAGMWEEVKRVREMMAMRGIKKDAGCSWIQIKHRIHTFVAGGSTDFRNSAEFCRVWSELSNATKKVGYVPDTEVVLHDINEEMKTTWVCGHSERLAAVYALINTGEGMPVRITKNLRVCVDCHSWMKAVSRVTRRLIVLRDTNRFHHFENGTCSCKDYW; encoded by the coding sequence TTTTTCTCAACGAACATAACTGTCAAAACCAACATAACAGTTTCCGCCACACCAACACCAAGAACCACAACAACTCAGAAATTACACAAAACAACACCACCTCTTGGTTCAACCCTGAAATCCCTTTGCAAATTGGGAAAATTGGAGGAGGCCCTTAGCGTTATAGAATCCTCAAAGCGCAAACCCAATGATGAAGACATTGAAgttttctctctcttcctccATGCCTGCATCTCCACAAAGTCATTGGAACATGCCCAAAAGCTCCGTTCCCACATTCTTCGCTCAAAACCGAGCCTTTTGCAGAACCCCACCCTGAAGAGCAAGCTCATCACGCTCTTCTCCGTCTGCGGCCAACTCGAGGAGGCTCGCCGTGTCTTCAATGACCAAACCAGCAGTGAAGCCACTCCCTCGGAGCCAGTGTGGGTAGCCATGGCAATTGGGTACTCTAGAAACGGATTTTCTACTGAAGTTCTGCTTCTGTATAGTAATATGTTGTTGCATTCTGTGAAGCCCGGAAATTTCGCGTTTTCGGTGGCTCTTAAGGCCTGTGTGGATACCTCTGATGCTTTCTTGGGTAGAGCAATCCATGCCCAGATTGTGAAGCATGATGAGGAAGCTGATCAAGTTGTGAAAAATGCCCTGTTGAAGTTCTATGTGGAGTGTGGAGGGTGCTTCAATGAGGCACTGAAGGTGTTTGAGGTAATGCCTCAACGAAATGTTGTATCTTGGAACACGCTGATTGCGGGTTTGGCTGGTCAAGGGAGAGTGTTTGAGATGCTCGATGCTTTTCGAGTTATGCAGGGAGAGGCGATGGGGTTCAGTTGGGTCACCCTTACAACGGTTCTTCCGGTTTGTGGTCAAGTTACTGCACTTCACAGTGGGAAGGAGATACATGGGCAAATTGTGAAGTCTAAGAAGAGAGGTGATGTTCCTTTACTTAACTCTCTTATGGACATGTATGCCAAATGTGGAGCAATTGGTTATTGTAGAAAAGTGTTTGACAGAATGCAGAACAAGGACTTAACATCATGGAATACAATGCTTTCTGGGTATTCAATCAATGGGCAAATAGATGAGGCAATGGCTTTGTTTGATGAAATGATAAGTAATAACATTAGGCCAGATGGTATCACCTTTGTTGCCTTGTTATCTGGTTGTAGCCATTCAGGACTTACAAGTGAGGGGAACAGGTTGTTTCATGTGATGCAAAATTATGGGGTGAAACCATCTCTAGAACATTATGCTTGTCTGGTAGATATGTTAGGTAGGTCAGGGAAACTCCACGAGGGGTTAGCAGTGGCAGAAAGCCTTCCAATGAAGCCTAGCGGAAGCATATGGGGATCGTTGCTTAACTCGTGTCGGCTCTATGGCAACGTTTCTCTCGCAGAAACTGTGGCCGAGCGGTTGTTTGAGATTGAACCTAACAATTCCGGAAACTATGTGATGTTGTCCAACATATATGCAAACGCAGGGATGTGGGAGGAGGTGAAGAGAGTTAGAGAAATGATGGCAATGAGGGGAATCAAGAAAGATGCCGGATGTAGTTGGATACAAATAAAGCATAGAATTCATACATTTGTTGCAGGAGGGAGCACCGATTTTCGCAATTCAGCTGAGTTTTGCAGAGTTTGGAGTGAGTTGTCAAATGCTACAAAGAAAGTGGGATATGTCCCTGACACAGAAGTTGTTCTTCATGATATTAACGAAGAGATGAAGACAACGTGGGTTTGTGGACACAGTGAAAGGCTTGCAGCAGTGTATGCACTCATCAACACTGGTGAGGGAATGCCAGTTAGGATTACTAAGAACCTCAGAGTTTGTGTGGATTGTCACTCATGGATGAAGGCAGTTTCAAGAGTTACAAGGAGATTGATTGTATTGAGAGATACAAATAGGTTTCACCATTTTGAAAATGGTACTTGTTCTTGTAAGGACTATTGGTGA
- the LOC110262616 gene encoding uncharacterized protein LOC110262616, translating into MICYIVHMLYLLRFMSTWVDKSISHKLVGREQIRATLMQQLRETHRCRDILHMGPDAFLQLCEKLRAICQVRDTKHVTVEEQVARFLYIIVHNVKTRTVSFFYHRSGETVSRHFHAVLRAIILLEDEFLRQPSASIISPAILHNHRFYPYFKDCIGAIDGTHFRVKVPIVDQPKFRRRKDWPTQNVLIACDFDMKFTYVLTGWEGTTFDSKVLKNALSRDDNLKLP; encoded by the exons ATGATATGTTACATCGTGCACATGTTATATTTATTGAGATTTATGTCTACGTGGGTTGACAAATCCATCTCCCATAAATTGGTTGGACGAGAACAAATTCGAGCTACTTTAATGCAACAGTTAAGAGAAACTCATAGGTGTCGTGACATCCTACACATGGGCCCTGATGCATTTCTTCAATTGTGTGAGAAATTAAGAGCAATATGTCAAGTGAGAGATACAAAACATGTTACAGTAGAGGAGCAAGTTGCTAGGTTCTtgtatataatagttcataatgTGAAAACTAGAACCGTTTCTTTTTTCTACCACCGGTCTGGAGAAACTGTTAGCCGCCACTTCCATGCTGTGTTACGGGCAATTATTTTACTAGAAGATGAATTTCTTCGACAACCATCTGCATCCATTATTTCTCCAGCGATCCTTCACAATCATAGATTTTATCCTTATTTTAAG GATTGTATTGGAGCTATAGATGGAACACATTTTCGTGTCAAAGTACCCATAGTAGATCAACCCAAATTTCGAAGGAGAAAAGACTGGCCGACACAAAATGTATTAATTGCATGTGATTTCGATATGAAGTTCACTTATGTATTAACAGGTTGGGAAGGAACAACATTTGACTCAAAAGTTCTTAAGAATGCATTATCGAGGGATGATAATCTTAAACTTCCATGA